In one Brevibacterium sp. CBA3109 genomic region, the following are encoded:
- the msrB gene encoding peptide-methionine (R)-S-oxide reductase MsrB: MSQSPNVNTEANSEEIRWQDVLTPDEFTVLRQGGTERPFTGEYVDTTTVGMYQCRACGADLFPSDTKFSSHCGWPSFYAPLAEDRVRYLRDSSMGMERVEVRCANCDSHMGHLFEGEGYDTPTDQRYCLNSISLRLVDGQE; the protein is encoded by the coding sequence ATGAGTCAGTCGCCCAACGTCAACACAGAAGCCAATTCCGAGGAGATCCGCTGGCAGGACGTGCTCACCCCTGACGAGTTCACGGTGCTGCGACAGGGAGGGACCGAGCGTCCATTCACCGGCGAATACGTCGACACAACCACCGTGGGAATGTACCAGTGTCGTGCCTGTGGAGCAGACCTGTTCCCCTCGGACACCAAGTTCTCCTCGCACTGCGGTTGGCCCTCGTTCTACGCTCCCCTGGCCGAGGACCGAGTTCGTTACCTCCGCGATTCTTCGATGGGCATGGAGCGCGTCGAGGTTCGGTGCGCCAACTGCGATTCACACATGGGTCACCTCTTCGAGGGTGAAGGCTACGACACCCCCACCGACCAGCGATACTGCCTGAACTCGATCTCGCTGCGCCTCGTCGACGGTCAGGAGTGA
- a CDS encoding GNAT family N-acetyltransferase, with protein sequence MSEGSPLVVKTFDELSVAELYGIVQLRSQVFVVEQDCVFLDQDGVDTFPQTLHAFYPDDARTISDSHGAEVGRSLAPKAYARILPPDIPDGPAFEPGARSISRVVTNPHVRGQGWGRRLIGEIVAGHGHRLLTLNAQSHLESFYTSFGFSQNGPRFIEDGIEHTPMSRRVST encoded by the coding sequence GTGAGCGAAGGATCGCCGCTCGTCGTCAAAACATTCGACGAGCTGAGCGTTGCTGAACTCTACGGGATCGTCCAGCTGCGGTCGCAGGTCTTCGTCGTCGAGCAGGACTGCGTCTTCCTCGATCAGGACGGTGTCGACACATTCCCGCAGACTCTGCACGCCTTCTACCCCGATGATGCGCGGACCATATCGGACAGCCACGGCGCCGAGGTGGGCCGCAGTCTTGCTCCCAAGGCATATGCCCGTATCCTGCCGCCCGATATCCCTGACGGCCCGGCCTTCGAGCCGGGAGCCCGCAGCATCAGCCGCGTCGTGACGAACCCGCATGTGCGCGGCCAAGGCTGGGGTCGTAGGCTCATCGGCGAGATCGTGGCCGGTCATGGGCATCGCCTGCTGACGCTGAACGCCCAGTCTCATCTTGAGAGTTTCTACACGAGCTTCGGATTCAGCCAGAATGGCCCCCGGTTCATCGAAGACGGGATCGAGCACACTCCGATGTCACGTCGAGTCAGCACCTGA
- a CDS encoding MarR family winged helix-turn-helix transcriptional regulator: protein MPTSYDPLALESQICFALAVASRGVISAYRSVLEPIHLTHPQYLVMLALWQHETLPVRKIAELLRLEAATVSPLIKRLEALGYVEKRRGSHDERVVEVSLTVAGAKLRGTAEAIPGQMMAKLDMGEAELRELHSMMTRLIEAVDASQAVEASHTSHAVEASNAIDPSKTVDVESSGADST from the coding sequence ATGCCGACCTCGTACGATCCGCTGGCTCTGGAGAGCCAGATCTGCTTTGCTTTGGCCGTCGCTTCCCGCGGAGTGATCTCCGCCTATCGTTCGGTGCTCGAGCCCATCCACCTCACCCACCCGCAATATCTGGTCATGTTGGCTCTGTGGCAGCACGAAACGCTGCCGGTGAGGAAGATCGCCGAGCTGCTGCGCCTTGAGGCCGCAACAGTGTCGCCGCTGATCAAGCGCCTCGAGGCCCTGGGCTACGTGGAGAAGCGGCGCGGCAGCCATGACGAGAGAGTTGTGGAGGTCTCGCTGACCGTTGCCGGTGCCAAGCTGCGGGGGACCGCTGAGGCCATTCCGGGGCAGATGATGGCCAAACTCGATATGGGTGAGGCGGAACTGCGCGAGCTCCACTCCATGATGACGCGTCTCATCGAGGCTGTCGACGCCTCCCAGGCGGTCGAGGCCTCCCACACGTCTCACGCGGTCGAGGCCTCCAACGCCATCGATCCCTCGAAGACAGTCGACGTGGAGTCCTCAGGTGCTGACTCGACGTGA
- the hemQ gene encoding hydrogen peroxide-dependent heme synthase has protein sequence MSEYSNPTGEQIEQANNETRYIAYSVFASAGELGDADRAELAGEVHEALAPLQDQGLVVRGIYDVSALRADADVMFWWHAPSIELVQAAYSAVRRSMLGGVLEPVWSVVGLHRPAEFNKAHLPALLTDDEPGKYICVYPFVRSYDWYLLDPAERSTMLRDHGMAAAGYKDIKANTIASFALGDYEWLLAFEAPELHRIVDLMRELRNTEARLHVREEVPFYTGPLRELVDIISDWR, from the coding sequence ATGAGCGAATACTCAAACCCCACCGGCGAACAGATCGAACAGGCGAACAATGAGACGCGCTATATCGCATACTCGGTCTTCGCCTCGGCAGGCGAACTCGGCGATGCCGACCGAGCCGAACTCGCCGGTGAGGTCCACGAAGCACTCGCCCCGTTGCAGGACCAAGGCCTCGTCGTCCGCGGAATCTACGATGTCTCGGCCCTGCGCGCAGATGCCGATGTGATGTTCTGGTGGCATGCGCCGAGCATCGAACTCGTCCAGGCCGCCTACTCAGCAGTGCGTCGCAGCATGCTGGGCGGAGTCCTTGAACCGGTCTGGTCGGTTGTGGGTCTGCACCGACCAGCTGAATTCAACAAGGCACACCTGCCGGCGCTGCTGACCGACGACGAACCGGGCAAGTACATCTGTGTGTACCCCTTCGTACGGTCCTACGACTGGTACCTCCTCGATCCCGCAGAGCGCTCCACAATGCTGCGCGATCATGGCATGGCTGCCGCAGGCTACAAGGACATCAAGGCCAACACGATCGCCTCCTTCGCCCTCGGCGACTACGAATGGCTGTTGGCCTTCGAAGCCCCGGAGCTTCACCGCATCGTTGATCTGATGCGCGAGCTTCGGAACACTGAGGCCCGTCTGCACGTGCGCGAAGAGGTCCCGTTCTACACCGGACCACTCCGGGAACTCGTGGACATCATCAGCGACTGGCGCTGA
- the hemG gene encoding protoporphyrinogen oxidase, whose amino-acid sequence MSHITIVGGGISGLVTAYRLAPEHQVTLFEAETRLGGCLHSTTLGGTVPVGFDTGAEASLYRRRETKELAAELGLDVEFPSTAHSSRVLSNGRLHAIPKRTVMGVPGNSTEVRDLLGAAASDRVAHEVITGPIDGRDVSLGDFLTDRLGADLVDTLIDPLLGGVYAGRCRDLSLGSTVPALLPAALEGTSVLELVQSLLAARDAQSAELADAQSPQPVFMSLVGGINGLVPALEERIREHGGAIHTGTHVTSVQVDGGRWTVATEDANLVSDAVVLATPAHVTKDLLAEAAPQSASMLASVPHASTALIPALVEVGDRELEGSGFLVPPTEKSFIKASTFVSNKWPWMREHIPEGTALIRMSIGRYGDGPGGWRDCEDEELIARAYEDWQSIADRRSDRLIAAEAHRWERALPQYLPGHSEMVARIDEEIAGIAGLELAGSAYFGLGIPACIDRAKTVAQRLTSTQT is encoded by the coding sequence ATGAGTCACATCACGATCGTCGGGGGAGGCATCTCCGGTCTCGTCACCGCCTATCGCCTTGCACCCGAGCATCAGGTCACTCTTTTCGAAGCCGAGACACGCCTCGGCGGGTGCCTGCACTCGACGACCTTGGGCGGGACTGTGCCCGTGGGTTTCGACACCGGTGCCGAAGCCAGCCTGTACCGGCGCAGGGAGACGAAAGAACTCGCCGCCGAACTGGGGTTGGACGTCGAATTCCCCTCGACGGCGCACAGCTCCCGCGTCCTGTCGAACGGGCGTCTCCACGCGATTCCCAAACGCACAGTCATGGGAGTGCCCGGCAACTCGACCGAGGTCAGGGACCTCCTCGGCGCAGCTGCCAGCGACCGGGTCGCGCATGAGGTCATCACGGGTCCGATCGACGGTCGGGATGTGTCCTTGGGGGATTTCCTGACGGACCGCCTCGGCGCTGATCTCGTTGACACGCTCATCGACCCGCTGCTTGGGGGAGTGTATGCGGGACGGTGCCGTGACCTGTCACTGGGCTCAACGGTGCCCGCGCTGCTGCCGGCTGCACTCGAGGGGACCTCGGTGCTCGAACTCGTTCAGAGCCTGCTCGCCGCACGTGACGCACAGTCTGCGGAGCTTGCGGATGCGCAGAGCCCGCAACCGGTGTTCATGAGTCTCGTCGGAGGGATCAACGGCCTGGTCCCGGCGCTCGAGGAACGAATCCGCGAGCACGGCGGCGCCATCCACACCGGCACACATGTGACTTCCGTGCAGGTCGACGGCGGCCGATGGACGGTGGCGACCGAGGACGCCAACCTGGTCTCCGATGCGGTCGTCCTGGCCACTCCAGCGCATGTGACGAAGGATCTCCTCGCCGAGGCGGCTCCTCAGTCCGCTTCGATGCTCGCATCCGTGCCCCACGCCTCGACCGCTCTGATCCCGGCACTCGTCGAGGTCGGTGATCGCGAACTCGAAGGATCCGGATTCCTCGTCCCTCCAACAGAGAAGTCATTCATCAAGGCCTCGACATTCGTGTCGAACAAGTGGCCGTGGATGCGTGAGCACATTCCTGAAGGCACCGCCCTGATCAGGATGAGCATCGGACGATACGGGGACGGGCCGGGAGGCTGGCGGGATTGCGAGGACGAAGAGCTCATCGCACGTGCCTACGAGGATTGGCAGTCCATCGCCGATCGCCGATCAGATCGGCTCATCGCGGCCGAGGCCCACCGATGGGAACGTGCTCTGCCACAGTATCTGCCGGGCCACAGCGAAATGGTGGCGAGAATCGATGAGGAGATCGCCGGCATTGCCGGCCTCGAACTGGCGGGTTCGGCATACTTCGGTCTAGGCATCCCCGCCTGCATCGACCGAGCCAAGACGGTGGCCCAGAGACTCACCTCCACGCAGACCTGA
- the hemE gene encoding uroporphyrinogen decarboxylase: MTSTLLPALRGEQIAHTPVWFMRQAGRSLPEYRQLRAGTAMLDACRTPELVSEITLQPVRRHGVDAAIFFSDIVVPLQAAGVDVEIVPGTGPVIANPIRSRADVEALAELEPDQIPDIAESIGRILEELGQATPLVGFAGAPFTLASYLIEGGPSKNHEKTKSLMAADPEIFSLLLSKLARISSTFLDVQLSAGASAFQLFDSWAGYLSRRDYEAHVLEHSSAVFESLRHHEVPSIHFGVQTGELLTSMSRAGSTAVGVDFRVDLADASTRVQPGQPLQGNLDPALLFAPWEALAPRIEEIVRQGLEHEAGFVFNLGHGVLPDTDPEVPGRIVAEVHRVSAEILSARS, translated from the coding sequence ATGACTTCAACCTTGTTGCCCGCCCTGCGGGGAGAGCAGATTGCGCACACGCCGGTCTGGTTCATGCGGCAGGCCGGACGATCACTTCCCGAATATCGGCAGCTGCGTGCAGGCACTGCGATGCTCGATGCCTGCCGCACCCCCGAACTCGTCTCAGAGATCACCCTGCAGCCGGTGCGGCGGCATGGCGTGGACGCCGCGATCTTCTTCTCCGACATCGTGGTCCCTCTGCAGGCCGCCGGTGTCGATGTGGAAATCGTCCCCGGCACAGGGCCCGTGATCGCGAACCCGATCCGCAGCCGCGCCGATGTGGAAGCACTGGCCGAACTCGAACCCGACCAGATCCCTGACATAGCGGAATCGATCGGTCGGATCCTCGAGGAGCTGGGCCAGGCGACTCCGCTCGTCGGCTTCGCTGGTGCTCCCTTCACCCTGGCCAGCTACCTCATCGAAGGCGGGCCCAGCAAGAACCATGAGAAGACCAAGTCCCTCATGGCTGCAGACCCGGAGATCTTCTCCTTGCTGCTGAGCAAGCTCGCTCGGATCTCATCGACATTCCTCGACGTACAGCTGAGCGCCGGAGCCTCCGCGTTCCAGCTCTTCGACTCATGGGCCGGATATCTGTCCCGGCGTGACTACGAAGCCCACGTCCTCGAGCACTCCAGCGCGGTCTTCGAATCGCTGCGCCATCACGAGGTGCCGAGCATCCACTTCGGTGTCCAGACAGGTGAGCTCCTGACCTCCATGTCACGAGCCGGTTCCACAGCGGTCGGCGTCGACTTCCGCGTCGACCTGGCCGATGCCTCGACACGGGTGCAGCCGGGCCAGCCTCTGCAGGGCAACCTCGATCCGGCACTGCTCTTCGCCCCCTGGGAGGCTCTGGCACCGCGCATCGAGGAGATCGTGAGGCAGGGCCTGGAACATGAGGCAGGCTTCGTCTTCAACCTCGGTCACGGTGTTCTCCCCGACACCGATCCCGAAGTGCCCGGGCGGATCGTGGCAGAAGTCCACCGCGTCTCCGCAGAGATCCTCTCCGCACGGTCCTGA
- a CDS encoding DUF3000 domain-containing protein has product MVNTSPLNRIPSEFSAVTSVLREARNTNNVSISEIPAPARLAPYSYALGAEVSADETFLRASGEAIDELATGRIVVLYDPSSPDEWEGQFRVVSYIRAELEHELGNETMLGPVAWTWLEEALEANDCEVVAAGGTTTRVLSESFGTLADRSSTIDLELRASWTPVIAEPELIGDHFEAWIDLLCTVAGLPPLPEGVSALPGRRR; this is encoded by the coding sequence GTGGTCAACACCTCACCTCTCAATCGCATTCCGTCGGAGTTCTCCGCCGTGACCTCGGTTCTGCGCGAAGCGCGGAACACGAACAACGTCTCGATCTCCGAAATACCGGCACCGGCCCGCTTGGCGCCGTATTCCTATGCTCTGGGTGCCGAGGTCAGCGCCGATGAGACCTTCCTGCGCGCCAGTGGTGAAGCCATCGACGAATTGGCCACCGGCCGCATCGTCGTCCTCTACGATCCCAGCTCCCCCGATGAGTGGGAGGGCCAGTTCCGAGTCGTGTCCTACATCCGCGCCGAGCTCGAGCACGAACTCGGCAATGAGACGATGCTCGGTCCGGTCGCCTGGACCTGGCTCGAAGAGGCGCTTGAAGCAAATGACTGCGAGGTCGTCGCCGCTGGAGGTACGACTACCCGCGTCCTCTCAGAGAGCTTCGGCACTCTTGCCGATCGGTCATCCACGATAGACTTGGAGCTGCGCGCTTCATGGACCCCTGTGATCGCGGAGCCGGAACTGATCGGCGATCACTTCGAAGCCTGGATCGATCTGCTGTGCACAGTTGCCGGACTGCCACCGCTTCCTGAAGGAGTTTCAGCCCTGCCCGGGCGACGTCGATGA
- a CDS encoding HRDC domain-containing protein: MTTELPLLATPAHGVPPLVDSSAEFSAACHELAHGSGPIAIDAERASGIRYGQRAFLVQLRRSSAGTILLDSEVLEDLSPLNTAFGGDEWVIHSVTQDLPCLQERGMRPELLFDTELAARILGWDKFGLAAVAERTLGVRLAKEHSAADWSKRPLPKEWLNYAALDVEVLLPIRDILHEALIEADKWEFARQEFEHLLDFQPKHFAEPWRRTHGLTKLKSRKDIAKVRELWTARDEMASEADIAPSRVLRDRDLVALAQSRVHSSDDIMAIWPKLSRADSGRLFRAYRKATRLTVDELPARKEANAVVSRTPFSHTDIKDRVAALKAAMAELAEEHAIPHDVLLQPAIVKALGAQSRVDVEEFLVERGARQWQVELSAPVLRRTIETLPTA; encoded by the coding sequence ATGACAACCGAACTACCGCTCTTGGCCACACCCGCTCATGGCGTTCCGCCTCTCGTCGACTCCTCGGCCGAATTCTCCGCGGCTTGTCACGAGCTCGCACATGGATCCGGTCCCATCGCCATCGATGCTGAGCGTGCATCGGGCATCAGATATGGCCAGCGTGCCTTCCTGGTTCAGCTGCGACGCTCGAGCGCAGGCACCATCCTCCTCGACTCGGAAGTGCTTGAGGACCTCAGCCCCCTCAACACCGCATTCGGCGGAGACGAATGGGTCATACATTCAGTGACTCAGGATCTGCCCTGTCTGCAGGAGCGCGGGATGCGACCGGAGCTGCTCTTCGACACCGAGCTCGCTGCCCGGATCCTGGGGTGGGACAAGTTCGGTCTGGCCGCCGTGGCCGAGAGAACTCTCGGTGTTCGCCTGGCCAAGGAGCATTCGGCGGCCGACTGGTCGAAACGACCGCTGCCGAAGGAATGGCTCAACTATGCCGCCCTCGACGTCGAGGTCCTGCTGCCCATTCGCGACATCCTCCACGAAGCACTCATCGAAGCCGATAAGTGGGAGTTCGCTCGGCAGGAGTTCGAGCATCTGCTCGATTTCCAGCCCAAGCACTTCGCCGAGCCCTGGCGCCGGACCCACGGATTGACCAAGCTCAAGTCACGCAAGGACATCGCCAAGGTGCGGGAGCTGTGGACGGCCCGTGACGAAATGGCCTCCGAAGCTGACATCGCCCCCTCCCGCGTCCTGCGCGATCGGGATCTCGTCGCCCTGGCTCAATCCCGGGTGCACTCAAGCGACGACATCATGGCGATTTGGCCCAAACTCTCCCGCGCAGACTCCGGCCGGCTCTTCCGGGCCTACCGCAAAGCGACTCGGCTCACGGTTGACGAGCTGCCTGCACGGAAGGAAGCGAACGCAGTGGTGTCGCGGACGCCGTTCAGCCACACAGACATCAAGGACAGAGTCGCAGCACTCAAGGCTGCAATGGCAGAGCTGGCCGAAGAGCACGCAATTCCTCACGACGTGCTGTTGCAGCCCGCCATCGTCAAGGCCCTCGGTGCTCAGTCGCGGGTCGACGTCGAGGAGTTCCTCGTCGAACGCGGGGCCAGGCAGTGGCAGGTGGAATTGAGCGCTCCGGTGCTCAGACGCACCATCGAGACCCTGCCCACGGCCTGA
- the dxs gene encoding 1-deoxy-D-xylulose-5-phosphate synthase, whose product MTFLESMNSPSQLRDLDAAECEVLTKEIRDYLVTTVAGTGGHLGPNLGVVELTVGLHRVFESPHDTILFDVGHQTYVHKLLTGRMGDFSSLRQRDGLSGYPSRAESEHDVIENSHASASLSWADGIAKAHQIKGESDRHVVAVIGDGALTGGMAWEALNTIAADKSTPPRKLIIVVNDNGRSYAPTVGGFAEHLDELRTTTGYEKLLTWGKSTLRQSGAPGRAAYSAIHGVKRGLKDMVSAEQAGMFDELGIKYLGPVDGHDLPMVEKALQRAKQYDGGPVIVHMITQKGQGYDPALNDDADQFHSVGVIDPLTGKSTPSKQTSWTSVFGQEVLEIAQTRDDIVAVTAAMLLPVGLAKFAEAYPERVFDVGIAEQHAVASAAGLSYGGLHPIVCIYATFLNRAFDQLLMDVALHGQGVTFVLDRAGITGPDGASHHGIWDMAMLRIVPGLKLAAPRDAARLTEALAEAVAIEDAPTVIRFPRGSVGADIPALRRLDDGVDVLREVPAGSAKDVLIVSVGPFAGRAQEVAEELADQGIASTILDPRWVLPVPGGVIDMAVEHSLVAVIEDGVKIGGIGSQIRSDLRAADSRIGVLELGAPDEFLPQGTRDEILEYAGLDVATMVSEIVHILPAEVRNRAQQESRRAV is encoded by the coding sequence ATGACATTCCTCGAGTCGATGAACTCGCCATCACAGCTGCGTGATCTCGACGCAGCCGAATGCGAAGTGCTGACGAAGGAGATCAGGGACTACCTGGTCACTACGGTTGCGGGCACAGGTGGGCACCTCGGCCCCAACCTCGGCGTGGTCGAACTCACTGTCGGTCTGCACCGCGTGTTCGAGTCTCCTCACGACACGATCCTCTTCGACGTCGGTCACCAGACCTACGTGCACAAACTCCTCACCGGACGCATGGGGGACTTCTCGAGTCTGCGCCAGCGCGACGGTCTCTCGGGCTATCCCAGTCGGGCCGAGAGCGAACATGACGTGATTGAGAACTCCCACGCTTCGGCCTCTTTGTCCTGGGCCGACGGAATCGCCAAGGCTCACCAGATCAAGGGCGAAAGCGATCGCCACGTTGTCGCCGTCATCGGCGATGGAGCACTGACCGGCGGGATGGCCTGGGAAGCACTGAACACGATCGCGGCAGACAAATCGACTCCGCCGCGCAAGCTCATCATCGTCGTCAATGACAACGGTCGCTCCTACGCGCCGACGGTCGGCGGATTCGCCGAACACCTCGACGAACTGCGCACCACCACCGGATACGAGAAGCTGCTGACCTGGGGCAAATCGACCCTCCGGCAGTCGGGCGCACCAGGACGGGCCGCCTACAGCGCCATCCACGGTGTCAAACGAGGCCTCAAGGACATGGTCAGCGCGGAGCAGGCCGGAATGTTCGACGAACTCGGGATCAAATACCTCGGACCAGTCGACGGGCACGACCTGCCGATGGTGGAGAAGGCGCTCCAGCGGGCCAAACAATACGACGGCGGACCCGTCATCGTCCATATGATCACCCAGAAGGGCCAGGGCTACGACCCGGCTCTCAACGATGACGCCGATCAGTTCCACTCCGTCGGCGTCATCGACCCGCTGACGGGTAAGTCGACACCGTCGAAGCAGACCTCATGGACATCCGTCTTCGGCCAAGAGGTGCTTGAGATCGCACAGACGCGCGATGACATCGTCGCCGTCACCGCGGCAATGCTTCTGCCCGTAGGCCTCGCGAAGTTCGCCGAGGCCTACCCGGAGCGGGTCTTCGACGTCGGCATCGCAGAACAGCACGCAGTGGCATCCGCAGCGGGGCTCTCCTACGGCGGACTGCATCCCATCGTGTGCATCTATGCGACGTTCCTCAACCGCGCCTTCGACCAGCTGCTCATGGACGTGGCCCTGCACGGCCAGGGGGTCACCTTCGTCCTCGACCGTGCCGGAATCACCGGACCCGATGGTGCCAGCCACCACGGAATCTGGGACATGGCGATGCTGCGCATCGTTCCCGGTCTCAAACTGGCAGCTCCTCGTGATGCCGCGCGCCTGACGGAGGCACTGGCCGAAGCCGTCGCCATCGAGGACGCACCTACCGTGATCCGGTTCCCACGTGGAAGCGTGGGAGCGGACATTCCAGCACTGCGTCGCCTCGATGATGGTGTCGACGTTCTGCGAGAGGTGCCTGCGGGCTCCGCCAAGGACGTGCTCATCGTCTCCGTCGGTCCATTCGCCGGACGCGCCCAGGAAGTCGCTGAAGAGTTGGCGGACCAGGGCATCGCGTCGACGATCCTCGACCCGCGCTGGGTACTGCCTGTGCCAGGCGGAGTCATCGACATGGCCGTTGAGCACAGTCTCGTCGCGGTGATCGAGGACGGCGTCAAGATCGGTGGAATCGGTTCGCAGATCCGCAGCGATCTGCGGGCCGCGGACTCACGTATCGGAGTCCTTGAGCTCGGAGCCCCCGATGAGTTCCTGCCGCAGGGCACCCGCGACGAGATCCTTGAGTATGCAGGACTCGACGTGGCCACAATGGTGTCCGAGATCGTTCATATTCTGCCCGCAGAGGTCAGGAACCGAGCCCAGCAGGAATCGCGCAGAGCCGTCTGA
- a CDS encoding SEC-C domain-containing protein: protein MERESMTTVLDVIDNFFYRDDDIRAMPASRILELGDEVRKFTSSNDPTERLREDVQYLGGWPSADSLRIGSGVVRSSLLFTEQVLVKDQIADWFSNEARLNDQYLSSAPGWYLPGEGPKIAETRAFLARVVPALREARPLIEGGIMVLAPMEIQYHQQQDEIERLRDELADSLLTEPVALARRFQPEDLAKHDGERGMFVFAGGAWEKQTRKTFLDALTYFSREYVSANAYGSTYCAPFEYERFVCREGMGARTSKSDLVRECLIRSELPVFSGLTSEKLSRVHNDDSFGEFRRQLFEIYSEAPVEATKEEFEAYLHEQEQVMLRPILEDTRKEADRGLLSKMGLSLRQNSFQILAGLGIGAATGSMVPPVITGLAAAADHFTSGARNRRNRTSWTALVSHSASLEEEMPAAERCVGTFDSPARADDDHPWGIPREPTNSVLVTRGTIHASWFPPFPLATVDDGVDGYRERPYQPCPCGSTRRYKFCCQEVDRAFGVAK, encoded by the coding sequence ATGGAAAGGGAAAGCATGACGACGGTCCTGGATGTCATTGACAATTTCTTCTATCGAGACGACGACATACGGGCGATGCCCGCATCTCGCATCCTGGAACTGGGCGACGAGGTCCGTAAATTCACATCGAGCAACGATCCGACTGAGCGTTTGCGCGAAGACGTTCAGTACCTCGGAGGGTGGCCCTCGGCAGACTCACTGAGAATCGGTTCGGGCGTAGTGCGATCGAGTCTCCTATTCACAGAGCAGGTCCTGGTCAAGGATCAGATCGCCGACTGGTTCAGCAACGAAGCTCGCCTGAACGATCAGTACCTGTCGTCCGCTCCAGGGTGGTACCTACCCGGAGAGGGCCCCAAGATCGCCGAGACGCGCGCATTCTTGGCGCGAGTCGTACCTGCCCTCCGGGAGGCGCGACCGCTTATCGAGGGCGGAATCATGGTGCTCGCTCCCATGGAGATCCAATACCACCAGCAGCAGGACGAGATCGAGAGACTTCGAGACGAGCTTGCTGACTCGCTTTTGACCGAACCCGTTGCCCTTGCCCGGAGGTTCCAACCCGAGGACTTGGCCAAGCACGACGGGGAACGAGGCATGTTCGTCTTCGCTGGCGGAGCATGGGAAAAGCAAACTCGTAAGACGTTCCTAGACGCATTGACTTATTTTTCTCGCGAGTACGTCTCTGCAAACGCCTATGGAAGTACCTACTGCGCTCCGTTCGAGTACGAACGATTCGTGTGCCGCGAGGGAATGGGAGCCAGGACCTCAAAATCCGATCTCGTTCGAGAATGCCTCATACGGTCCGAGCTACCGGTGTTCTCGGGACTAACCTCGGAGAAATTGAGCCGAGTTCACAACGATGACAGCTTCGGCGAGTTCAGGCGGCAACTCTTCGAAATCTATTCCGAAGCTCCCGTAGAGGCGACCAAAGAAGAGTTCGAAGCATACCTCCACGAGCAGGAGCAGGTTATGCTCCGGCCGATTCTGGAAGACACTAGAAAGGAAGCCGATCGCGGTCTCCTCTCTAAGATGGGGCTCTCTCTTCGCCAGAACTCGTTTCAGATTCTCGCCGGACTTGGAATCGGCGCGGCCACGGGTAGCATGGTTCCACCAGTAATTACAGGTCTAGCCGCAGCAGCGGATCATTTCACGAGTGGGGCGCGAAATCGGCGCAACCGCACTTCGTGGACTGCACTCGTCAGCCATTCCGCTTCCCTAGAAGAGGAAATGCCAGCCGCAGAGAGATGCGTAGGCACATTCGATTCACCTGCACGGGCAGACGATGACCATCCGTGGGGCATTCCGCGCGAACCGACGAACTCCGTCCTAGTGACCAGAGGTACGATTCACGCCAGTTGGTTCCCACCGTTTCCTCTCGCCACAGTAGACGACGGTGTCGATGGCTACCGCGAACGACCATATCAGCCCTGCCCATGCGGAAGCACCCGACGCTACAAGTTCTGTTGCCAGGAAGTCGATCGAGCCTTCGGAGTCGCGAAGTAG